The Syngnathus acus chromosome 11, fSynAcu1.2, whole genome shotgun sequence genome includes the window GGAAATGATCGCTTTGGCAAACTCCATGGAGCCAGTCCCGCCGAGCTCAGCACTGATGTCCTCCAAGAACTCCACCATCTGCTTGTTGAGCTCCAGCCTGTTTGAGAAGATGCGCGGTGCGGTGGTGAGCAGCCGATGAAGGTCCTTGTTGCTGAGTCCTAGTGAAGACAGGTAAGCTATGTTCTTCTTCAAGTTGCTGTTGTCACTGGAGCGAAAGAATGACTCGGGCGAGCGTTCAAGGATGCACACAATCTCCGTGTCGGTCTGGAAGATGTTCCTCCACAGCTGCCAGCGCTCCTCCAGATGATCCAGAGAACGGGTGATGGCACGTGGATAACGCGATATGATGCTGGCAACAATCTGGCGGCTGGCACCTTTGCTCTGCAGGAAGAGTGCCAGGCCCTGCTCATTTGTGAAGACCCTACGGAGAACGCCGGGCTGACGCTGGCGCGCCTTCTTCACATCTACCCCCAACTGATTCAAGTTCTCCAGCAGAGATTTGTTTTCAGGGTTCACAGATGCTTTGGTATCATTCTCCTTCGGTGCCACACTGTAAAACCTCGGCAGAGGGCAAGTTGTCACAGACCGCACTGTGATGCATTTAAAAGGTTGTTGGAAAGTGAATAATCTGTGGAGGCCAATAAATGCTTTGAGCGCAGTAGCCATTTTTTATCAGTGTGATTTCCTTACAACTACCATCATGGGACCTGAAAATAGCATAATCACACTTAACATCAAGACATTTAGACATACATAACATTATAATTGTTTAAGCTTATATTAACAACAtttaaacaacatttttaGGCAAAGTGGCACTACAATAaattctaataaaaaaaaaaacagcttgaagTGTGAATACTTGTCTGTAGAACAAGACAAATTTAAACGTCACTGTTATTCTAAAACgtttaaagaggaaaagacGAAAGACGAGCAGAAGACAATATATTAGTTTGTATATAGTTGTGTTATAACCTTTTACATTAGTTAAAATTGACATATCTGCTCATAAGACATTAGAATCGAAGTTaccttttcttcttcgttgattttgttttaatctttttctttttcttgtctgGTTATTCACCCGCGATGTAGCTAACGCCACCTTGTGGTTTCTATTCATTATTTAgcacaaaaagaatgaaaacgcATTGTACTTAATTAAAACGTTTTAAGAGGTTACATGCTTAGTTATCAGCTTCACTATAATACGTTTGATTGCATTACatattttgaattaaaaaaacacacacagtacaATGTTCATTGCTAATAGTTTCAACTAGTATGTTACTTAGTAGCAGTAACGTGTCCTAAGAGGCCATAGTGACATCACCAAATTGTTTCTACTGTTATATTGTTAGTTTTTCAAAGTTTAGCCACATGTTTAAATGATCTTTTCTTTATGCTGGCTTCAGACACACAGACTCACTGATCCTTTGGCTCTCAACACTGATGAGGGTCTCCACTTATGAATATTTTAACAGAAGCACAAGCTATTCATAATGCAAAACAGCTTTCACTCCTGCATGGTGTAAGATTCAAGTGAGGATGGgtaaaaaggtaaaaaatatatatcttaaGCAATGTAATGGTTGTCGTCATCAAATGCAATTACTGTGAATCTAAATTTCCTGCATTTGTCCACTTTTACTCTGCAGAAGTAGTGGCCAACTAATCAGTGAAGAGTGCATTCTCTATAACCCGTTTTGTCATGATTTTTCTCATTAATTCAGCTTTAAAGGTTTACAATGGTATCAGAAAATATACTCATTTCATTTTAGATGCATTCAAATCTTGATTCAACTGTCAAACTCTATATTCTGCTCATGTTTGGGGGCTGCTGACACAATACTCCGtctttgaatgaattattcagACCAGGGCCTAAACTTTCAAATGCCCCGCAGTTccctctgctgctgctgctgctgcacaaaACCTATCTGCTCTCACAGGTGGCATCAAGTTAGACACGGCATGTCCAAAAGAAGATGGGTGGAATTCAAGATCTGTCAGACGATAAGTTGCTCCACTCCCATCAACCGACGACACACAGCGTCCTCATCGTCCTCATCTGCTGCTTCAGGTACGTTGAACAGAATGTTCTCGAGATGACTATAGCAAAACCTCTCGTAAGTGTTTGACTGGAGCAGGGGATTTGAAcgttttcataaaaaaactcaacaaaaaGGCAGCTCCTCAAACTGGGACAGCTCTCTGACTGTTACCATAGAAACAGCAGCAGTCATTTTGGAGGGAGAACAATGAGTCTCTTCACTTCATAAATGAATTGGCATGGGAGAAAACCACAGacaatgaatataaaataattttatgttttataatcatttatttttcatgacaTAATGCAAATAGGGTGTGAGCAGTACCCTTGATGGGAGACCATCTTGAGGAGATGTTTAATATTAGAATACCCAAGGTCAGGTCAAAATATGACTTAtttaagaaaattattttgagagagttagagttagggttatgATTAGggagacccccccccaaaaacaaagTAGGTGGTGGGTTCAATCCTCAAGTCTAGTCTTCATGTCCTTCATGTCCAAgagtccttgagcaagacactaAACTTAATTTTGCTCCCAGTAGTCAACCCTTGAGAATGAAGATATGCATAACCCTACCACATTACCTACAGGTTCTGCTGGGAACCTaaacatttgttgtcattttttgccACCTGGAAGTACCCTGGCAcatgttaaaaacaaacaatatttaattcaCAAATGTATCATCATTAACAACAATTCTGCGAGTCCCTGAAGGCAACACAAGTGGAATGCAGGGGGCGTGGCTACAGGCCACCTATCAGTCGTCATCTCGGTGGGGTGTCATGTTTACGTGGAAAATAATATGGCCGCCGACTGCCAACAAGGAGGCAACCCTTGAGAGAATGCGATCGGCGGCCAACTGGAAGCCGGCGCGGTCCCCACACACTACACCACCGGCGCAGATACACGACCTGTGAGTCCTTCTCCGATTTGTTTTAGCCACGGTGACCATGGAAGACGCGGAACGCCAAAAGAAACTCGAGACCGGCAAAGCAAAGGTATGAGTCCTCCCATGATGCCAAGCAGCAAGCATACCTCTCTTTAAGAAACGCTGATGAATGTAAACATTGCTGacaactttgtgtttttgctaACTGCTCCTTGTTGTGATCCGTCAGCTGTTACGCCTCCCCCTTCGCAGCTGTCTGTAACGTGCGTCCCTGACAGGGGCTTTAGCCTAACCGTTGCTAGCTCGCTACATAGTGGAAGCCTTATGTCATCCTGCATGAGAAACTCATTTGTTTGCTTAAAACTGGTGATGGATTGCTTCAAGTGTGCATGATCGGCCAGTAAGTAGAGGTTTTCCGACGCCTCCTCTGTTGGGAGGTTGGCAGGCAGGTGGAACAGGATTTACAGGACACATATCCCCTCATGCCAGACTTGTGCTCCCTTTGCTGTGTTAGTTAGCACCCTTGCAAATTAGGTCACTAATATTACCCACTTAGTATAGATATAAAATGGTTGTGTTCTAGTCATTGGTATGCACATTCAATTCCAATCAATCAGTGTAACAAATATGGGCGCTACAGTGCCCTCCAAAAGTATTGTAACAGaaattcctttgtttttgttgtatacAGAAGGCATTATGATTCCCGATCAAAAGATGCATatgaaacaaaaattcaaaagttcAGCTTTTATTTCATGGTATTTACTGTGTGTTTACAACAAAATGCTGCTTACAAATATTTGTGTAAATATGTCCAGACACTATATGTTGCTCCACCTACGTGGTTAGTGCGTGCCCAGATGGAGAAACTCCAACGCAAAATGCAGACTCCATGTGGCCGCCTCCACCCCTCATAACCTCAGCATCAGCTCTGCCAAATAGGACAGTCGGCTATGTTAAGCAGCTCATCCGAAGCCTAAAGTTTCCCCGACTGCACACTTGCGCCTTGTAGAGTCCATCAAACAATGTGTAGCTGTAACTCAAGCTAGCCGCATTAGCTTCATGTGGCACCAAATACATTATGAAGTTACCTGGAAATGAAGTAGTATCAAAGGCTGTTGCCAGAAAAAAGCTGGCATGGAGTGGATAGTCAACCAGGGAAATGCACGTGGGCTCAACGTTAAACACGTCTGCCAGCAGGCAATTGAAATTGACACGTCAGAGATTGTAAAGTGAGTGAGCATTTTCAGACGTCAGCAAGTTTCATGTCAGTTTAAGCTGATCATTGACATGGTTTGAAGTGTAATCCTTTAGTCGGGATTAGCACCTGCTGGCAGAGCAAAAGACATGCGTTGCTTGTTAAATGGATGCCCCGAACACGGACAATGACATGTTTCGATTGACGTTCCCCAAATCGTGCAGAAAAAGGGTGAATTGATTTGGTATTAATGGgataaaccaaaaaaaacaaaaacacgtcTGTGACATCTGTGTTGCTTTTCACAGCTGGCCGAGTACCGTCAACGCAAAGCTCACGCGGATTcccagaggaagaagaagaaaaagaagcctGAAGACGACTCGCAGGGAAGCACGGAGCCCGATCGCTCGACGGGCAGGGAGGACGACTCGGCCGCTGGCCGACATGGAGCACGGGAAGCAAATAACGAGGCATCACCCGCCGCAGAGCTGAGCTTCTCCAAGACGCTACGCAGTGGGGAGACTGTCGTACACAATCAAACGTACACGATTGAGGTATTTGATTCTTGTGTATTAAGTGGTTGCCCTATTGTTGCAAAACTGTTTGCATTTATGCTTTTCCACAGCCAATATCTTTGTTGGCAACATATCTTGTGCCGCTATTATGCGCTATCCCAGAACATGTAcattcgttgtacatgtgtgacaatgacaataaagatctattctattctattctaaccTCATGTTTTACGTTTGATGTCCACAAAATCagctgttgccatggaaacagacAGTCTTGTGCCTGACTGAGTCCTGCAGCCTTTCAGCACTTTTTAATCACAATTTAAGGCCAATTTAGTCGTGCATTTGTCTGCaataccccccctccccccttatTGTCTTGCGATgttggctcatttgcatccaACTTTCTTAATATGTACAAATGTAAACGTCTTGTGTTGCAGCCCGAGAGCGAAGTTTCAACGACGGCAGAAGATTATTCCTCTGAGGTAAGTTCGTGTCTTTCAGATAAACTAAGACCTGATACTTTTTGGACCACTTAAATGAAACTGGATCTTTTTCCCACTTTCCCCACCGATGGATGTACTATCaccctttttcccccccatcaaAGAGACTTGCAAATGTCTGCAAATTTAAGCAGCTGTCATCCGAGTGATTCTCTCCTCTTTGGCTGACACTTTGTGAATTAGCAGGTCAACGGCTGCCGTGAGATGATGGCCAATCTAATGACGTCTTCCGCCGAGGATTTTATTTGGGTACGCTAATCTGATCAAGCGGCTCTGCTCACGGGCCCTGATGGCCGCAACCGCCGCCTGCCGCTGCTGACTGTCCATTCGCTTAACATATTAAGACCCTCCCCTCGCAACCCCACCCCATAGTATTGACTTTGTACTAACTCTGTACTAATGTCCGTATTCTTCTACATGGTTCTTTTGGTGATGTTGACACGCCTGAAGGTTGCAGTGACCCATGAcgtggcagttttttttttttgcttggataATGGAGGCGCTGATCAATACAGCTGATGCAGCAAAGTGAAAGCAGAGACGTGTGACAGAGTTCTTTAAGTAATGTGTCGAGGTGTCGGCTAGCCACACACCGAGCAGTCTTTAATGTCGGTGTGTCTTCTTTTCAAGCCTCCTGCTGCAGCGCTTGGGTTTTGACTAACGGGCCCTCCTCTGTCTCCTTCTCTCATATGTCTCGCAAAAAACTCCACATGCTCTAATAGCTCTTCCTTGTTCAGGAAGAGGGAGTGCGAGAGGTGATGAAGGCAGGCAGACTGGAGGATGTCGAGGAGGCGCTTGCAGCCAAGACGCGAGCAGTGGAGGAGCTGAGTCAGGAGCTTGAGGATATACGGGCTGCGTTTGGAACGGAAGGTGTACAGAAGGTAAATATCTAATCAACCGGAAACATGCTTTGGTTACAGGGATGAAAGTTTTCCAACTACTCCTTCATTTTCCTAAAGCCAATTAACCATAAGTACAATATGTACAATCATTGATGCCatcgtgccccccccccaatagcTGCAGGACTTTGAGGCCGCGTTGAAACAGAGGGACGGCATCATCACTCAACTCACCGCAAACCTCCAGCAAGCGCGTGAGGAGAAAGATGAGATCATGAAGGAGTTCCTGGCGCTGACGGAGCAGAGCCAAAAACTGCAGCTTCAGTTCCAGCAGGTGGGAGTTGTATTctccatgattttcttcaccaTTATCTTGATGATGACAGAGTTGTTTTTAACAGCTCCAGGCCGGCGAGACCCTGCGGAACACCAGCCATAGCAGCACGGCCGCGGACCTTCTTCAGGCCAGGCAGCAGCTGGCGCAATACCAGCTGCAACTGGAGGAGGCCAACGTCCAAGCGAGAAAGAACCAGGAGAAGAGCGATGGGCAGATGGACCTTATCAATCAGCTCCAGTTCCAAATCAGCGACATGGAGTTGGTGCGTTCCATGACGTGACTGTACATATTCGAAGTGATTTCGTTCTTTCCTCAAATGGtggccatttttaaaaaaacttggGGTATAAAAGAAGTTGCCGTCTGTTGAGGAATTACGGTGTCTGTAACGAGTGGCCGCTGTTGCTTTTGTATGTCTAACGCTTGACTCTTATTGTAGTCTGGGAGAAGATCAGAGGAGTCATTCACACAAAGGCTAAACGAGAAGGATGTGCTCATAGCCGAGAAAGAAAAGGTCATCGTGACTCAAGATCAGTCTCTTGCTGAACTGAGAGCAGCAGAAGAGACTCTCGCCACCACACTGAAGGAGAAAAATCTGCTGCTGTCTGAGCAGACGGCGTCTTTGAACCTCTTCCGAGAGGAAATTGCCATTTTGGGACAGTCGGCGAATGACATTCAGGCATCCGACGAGAAGGACCTGATCATAGCGGAGCAAGAGCGAGTCATTTCCGAGCGAGATTGTTCCCTCGGCCggctggaggaggagctggagtCGTCACGGCAAAGCCTGCGCGGCCTCCAGCAGCGAGTGGCCGCGAAGGAAACTGAGCTAGAAAAATGCCAGGGCGACCTGCAGAACACCAAGCGTGCTTTAGAAAGCGGTAAAGGCGAAATGGAGAATTGTAAATCACACCTTGAGAAAGCGCGAGGTGACCTACAAAGCTGTCAAAGTGAGCTGGCCAACTCCCGGCAGAGGGAGAGAACGTCCTCGGATGAGATTAAGCAGCTCATGGCAACGGTGGAGGATCTGCAGAGGCGTTGTCACCGGGACAGCTTATCAGAGGGTGACGCCGTCCAAAGAATGCAGGAGGATAACGCCCGGAAGCTGGACCTTCTCAGGGCCGAACTGGACGAGATGTACGGTCAACAGATTGTCGCTATGAAGCAGGAGCTCAACCTGCAGAACGCGGCACGTATGGAGCAAGTCTTGGCGCAGCACCAAGCGGAGACGGAGCGACATAAAGCTGAAGTGGAGCGGCATCGTGCCGAGGTAGAACTTCTAAAAGAACAAAACTCCACCATGAAGAAAACACTTAGTGTTAAGATTCAGGAGCTTCAAGCAACGTTGGCAGAAtccacaaatgaattcaaccgAGAAAAGGCCAACCTCCAGGCTGAGCTCACGAGCCTCCGCGGCAATCTCCGTTCAGCGAGGGAGAAAGCCGAGCTGGTGTCCAATAGTCTGGTCTCTCAGGAGAGCCAACAAGACGAGATGCGGCGCCTGTTGGAGACCGTCGGCGACCTACGTAGCCGCTTGGCCGCCGCTGGGGAGGCGGCGTTGGAGGCTGAGGCCCAGCACGAGTCGGAGACGACCAACTACAAGATCAAGCTGGAGATGCTGGAACGGGAGAAAGACGCCGTGCTGGGCCGCATGGCTGAGTCGCAGGAGGCCGAGCTGGAGAGGCTTCGAACCCACTTGCTGTTCAGTCACGAGGAGGAACTCACACTCCTTCGGCAGGAGCTCCGTCGAGAGAGCTTCCTCAACGCCGAGAACCTCCTTAATGAAGCTGCCATCAAACACCAAAGCTCTCTGGATGATCTCCACCTCACCTACGAACACCAGCTACATATGTTGCAAAATGAGAAAGCCGCCTTTTCCAACGAACGAGAAGAGCTCTTGCACCAAATCCTCGGCCTAAAGGAAGATCTCAAGATGGCCTTGCACAGCTCCAAAGCTGACGAGCTTGTGCGGCAGCTGCAAGAGCTCCAAGTGGAGCTTGAAGATCTGCGGAAGGGAGGAGAGCAGCGAGCCAAGCTGGAGAGCGAAATGCAAACGTTGCTGGAGAAGACGGAGGTTCTTCAACGGAAAGAGCAAAGCTGGGAGAGCAAATGCAAGGAGCAGCAGCTGGAAAATGACGCCAAGACGGCAGAAATGGAAACACTCGTCGCCCAGCTGAGGGAGGAGATCGAAAAGCAACGCAGCACGTTTTCCTTTGCCGAAAAGAATTTCGAAGTCAACTACCAGGAGCTGAAGGACGAGTATTCCTGCCTTATTGAAGCTAAGTCACGACTTGAGGAGAAGACACTGAAAGAAGCGCTCGAGTTCCAGGCCAAAATTGCTGCACTGGAGGGcgaaaatgtcaaaaggtgTGCGGAGGCTGCGGGAGAAGACGTGGCCAAACTCACAGAGAAGCTCAACGTTACAGTGAACGAAAAAGAAACCCTCGCGGGTAGGCTTTCCCAAGTCACAGAGCAACTCGTGGTCTCAGAGAATAAAATCGGACAGTTGAAAAAAGAGCTGGAGGAggttcaaatgacaaaaggaGATGACAAGAATGAGATTCGCTCCCTACGAGAAGAGGTCAAAGCTCTCCAGTCAGTACTGAAGGCTGCGGAAGCTGAGCCAGATAGCGCCCGGCAGGCCGTGGAGCTCCACAGGCTCTCCCGGCCCTCTCCGTCCCACGTCCAGCACTCGGGGGAGCGACCCGCCGAAGAACGTGCCCCGGCGCAGAAGCTCGCCTCGGGCTCCAACCGGCGCAAGAGGCGTCAGAGGTTGAAGCAGGAGCGCCGAgcgggcggcggcggaggccCCTCAGAGGCTGCCAGgcagagggaggaggaggaggaagaggaggacgaggatgaGGAAGAAGCCAAAGCTACAAGTGCGGCAGAACGAGAGATGCAGACGGAGAGCCAGGTCGGCGGCGATGAGGCGGATGGCTGCCAGGGAGACGCCACTCGCAAACAGGTAGCGCTCGCTCGCGGCGGCATCAGcctttttcctccctccctcagaTTGACTTGTTTGCGTGATGATAAAAGGCCTTTCCAGAAATCATATTTTCCACTTACTCCCGCTACACCGCGCGAAAAAACACTCATCTAGCGATGGCACTCGAGCGCCGTCACGGCTCTCTCGTTGCTGAGCGAGAGAGACGCTGTTGCTGCGAGTTACACAACAGACTTTCTTTTTATGTTCGCGAGGCTCCATAAGTGCGACGCTTGCTACCGGCggaaaaatgatcaaaaagaGCATCCGCACCATTCATATAGGACGACTTATCGTAATAGTCAAATCTGAGATGCACTTGTCTTATGGAACACATTTAAAGACAGACAGATGCTAACCTGTTGCTTTTCAAtatcaaccttttttttttagtgcatAACCGaggttgaggaaaaaaaaaaaaagtctttgcgTGTATGTTATACATGGCGGCAAAATGTATTCTGGCAACAAAAGCGCCATTGAAATGGTCAAACACCTCCAGCATCAAAGCCATGGCATAATTGCCCAAGCAGATGATGAATTAGAACTAATGC containing:
- the LOC119129899 gene encoding transcription termination factor 1, mitochondrial, which gives rise to MATALKAFIGLHRLFTFQQPFKCITVRSVTTCPLPRFYSVAPKENDTKASVNPENKSLLENLNQLGVDVKKARQRQPGVLRRVFTNEQGLALFLQSKGASRQIVASIISRYPRAITRSLDHLEERWQLWRNIFQTDTEIVCILERSPESFFRSSDNSNLKKNIAYLSSLGLSNKDLHRLLTTAPRIFSNRLELNKQMVEFLEDISAELGGTGSMEFAKAIISRNLYILIRSTKRVKANIDNLQAALKLSNADLLALLQGPAARILDLSSEYLKNNITSLKQRLLVLGLCEDDVKKMIVSFPTLLYTKEMTLSTKLDYLLKEGITIKQILKKPKILDYSMENVTAKIDKLRRVGYDFQAHGIGVLDLSQKRFSAKIEKLAEE